From Lycium ferocissimum isolate CSIRO_LF1 chromosome 12, AGI_CSIRO_Lferr_CH_V1, whole genome shotgun sequence, one genomic window encodes:
- the LOC132040724 gene encoding eukaryotic initiation factor 4A-2-like has protein sequence MAGSAPEGSQFDARQFDAKMSELIGAEQQEFFTSYDEVYESFDAMGLQENLLRGIYAYGFEKPSAIQQRGIVPFTKGLDVIQQAQSGTGKTATFCSGILQQLDYSLVECQALVLAPTRELAQQIEKVMRALGDYLGVKVHACVGGTSVREDQRILQSGVHVVVGTPGRVFDMLRRQSLRPDHIKMFVLDEADEMLSRGFKDQIYDIFQLLPPKIQVGVFSATMPPEALEITRKFMNKPVRILVKRDELTLEGIKQFYVNVEKEEWKLETLCDLYETLAITQSVIFVNTRRKVDWLTDKMRGRDHTVSATHGDMDQNTRDIIMREFRSGSSRVLITTDLLARGIDVQQVSLVINYDLPTQPENYLHRIGRSGRFGRKGVAINFVTKDDERMLFDIQKFYNVVVEELPANVADLL, from the exons ATGGCAGGATCAGCACCAGAGGGTTCTCAGTTTGATGCTCGTCAATTCGATGCGAAAATGTCAGAGCT GATTGGTGCTGAACAACAGGAATTCTTCACATCATACGATGAGGTTTATGAGAGTTTCGATGCCATGGGTTTGCAAGAAAACCTTTTGAGGGGCATCTATGCCTATG GTTTTGAGAAGCCATCTGCTATTCAGCAAAGGGGCATTGTTCCCTTTACCAAGGGCCTTGACGTTATCCAGCAGGCACAATCTGGAACTGGAAAGACGGCAACTTTCTGCTCTGGAATTCTCCAGCAGCTTGATTACAGTTTAGTTGAATGTCAGGCACTGGTTCTTGCACCAACTCGTGAGCTAGCACAACAGATTGAGAAGGTCATGCGAGCACTTGGTGACTATCTGGGTGTGAAGGTTCATGCTTGTGTTGGGGGTACCAGTGTCCGTGAGGATCAGCGTATCCTTCAGAGCGGTGTTCATGTTGTGGTTGGTACTCCAGGCCGTGTCTTTGACATGTTGCGCAGGCAGTCTCTTCGCCCCGACCACATCAAGATGTTCGTTCTGGATGAAGCTGATGAAATGctctctagaggtttcaagGATCAG ATTTATGATATATTCCAACTTTTGCCACCAAAAATCCAAGTGGGTGTTTTCTCTGCAACTATGCCACCAGAGGCCCTTGAGATTActagaaaattcatgaacaagCCCGTGAGGATTCTTGTGAAGCGTGATGAGCTAACTCTTGAAGGTATCAAACAATTTTATGTCAATGTTGAAAAGGAAGAGTGGAAGCTTGAAACACTTTGTGATCTTTACGAGACCTTGGCCATCACCCAGAGTGTCATTTTTGTTAACACTAGGCGAAAGGTTGATTGGCTTACCGATAAGATGCGCGGTCGTGATCACACCGTATCTGCAACTCATGGAGACATGGATCAGAACACAAGAGACATCATTATGAGGGAGTTCCGATCTGGCTCATCTCGTGTGCTTATCACAACCGATCTCCTCGCTCGTGGTATTGATGTCCAGCAAGTCTCCCTTGTTATTAACTACGATCTGCCAACTCAACCAGAAAACTACCTGCATCGTATTGGTCGTAGTGGACGATTTGGAAGGAAGGGTGTTGCTATCAACTTTGTCACCAAGGATGATGAAAGGATGCTTTTTGACATACAGAAGTTTTATAATGTCGTAGTTGAGGAGCTCCCCGCCAATGTTGCTGATCTCCTTTGA
- the LOC132040153 gene encoding NDR1/HIN1-like protein 6 produces the protein MADRVHPSAKPNNGITTTAPTTNPTTTTTKPLQFPPAKSQTYNPNRIPYRPTPTAYHRHNRKHCSCRRCFCYCCFWSLLIISTILLLAAISGACFYLLFRPKPPSFSVSSVKITQFKLGTSSDDTTRLTAKVNITLSTKNPNKKLIYNYDAVSLTVVSNSVVLANGSFTGFNNGPNNITIIHSTLSMASQVLDADSVSSLKSDMKRKNGLPLKILLDTMVVAKMNKLKSKKVGIRVTCEGIHGKIPTGKTPVVASIKNAKCKADLRMKILKWTF, from the exons ATGGCTGATAGAGTTCACCCTTCAGCCAAGCCCAACAATGGCATTACCACCACTGCTCCTACCACCAATCCCACAACTACCACCACAAAACCACTACAATTTCCACCAGCAAAAAGCCAAACATACAATCCAAACCGCATTCCTTACAGACCAACACCAACCGCATACCACCGACACAACCGCAAACATTGCAGTTGCCGTCGATGTTTTTGCTACTGTTGTTTTTGGTCTCTTCTCATCATTTCCACTATCCTTCTCCTAGCCGCAATTTCCGGCGCGTGTTTCTACTTGCTCTTCCGTCCTAAACCACCCTCATTCTCCGTTTCCTCCGTTAAAATCACACAATTCAAACTCGGTACTAGCTCTGATGATACCACGCGCCTCACCGCGAAGGTCAACATCACGCTCTCGACGAAAAATCCGAATAAAAAGCTGATTTACAACTACGACGCCGTTTCCTTGACAGTGGTGTCAAATTCAGTCGTACTAGCCAATGGATCGTTCACAG GATTCAACAATGGTCCAAATAATATTACAATTATTCATTCAACTTTATCAATGGCGTCTCAAGTGCTTGATGCGGATTCAGTTTCATCTTTGAAATCAGATATGAAGAGAAAAAATGGATTACCATTGAAGATCTTGTTGGATACAATGGTGGTagcaaaaatgaataaattgaAGAGTAAAAAAGTGGGAATCAGAGTTACTTGTGAAGGAATACATGGAAAAATACCCACTGGAAAAACTCCTGTGGTGGCTTCAATCAAGAATGCTAAATGTAAGGCTGATTTAAGAATGAAGATCTTAAAATGgaccttttaa
- the LOC132039701 gene encoding abscisic acid receptor PYL2-like — MNGDGQLVPQGLTKEEFAELEPLIRNYHKFEDVPNTCTSLITQRIEAPADVVWPFVRRFDNPHKYKHFIKSCKMTAGDGGVGSIREVTIVSGIPASTSTERLEFLDDEKHILSFRVVGGEHRLTNYKSVTSVNEFNKDGKIYTIVLESYIVDIPEGNTGEDTKMFTDTVVKLNLQKLGLVAMSALHGHEH, encoded by the exons ATGAATGGTGATGGCCAATTAGTACCTCAAGGACTAACAAAAGAAGAATTTGCAGAATTGGAGCCATTGATTCGCAATTACCATAAGTTTGAAGATGTACCAAACACTTGCACTTCTCTAATAACACAACGCATTGAGGCACCAGCTGACGTCGTTTGGCCTTTCGTTCGGCGTTTTGATAATCCCCACAAGTACAAGCACTTCATCAAAAGCTGCAAAATGACTGCAG GTGATGGCGGAGTTGGGAGCATAAGAGAAGTTACTATAGTATCAGGAATACCTGCATCGACAAGTACAGAACGCCTAGAGTTTTTGGACGATGAGAAACATATTTTAAGCTTTCGAGTTGTTGGCGGTGAGCACAGATTGACCAATTACAAGTCAGTAACATCAGTGAATGAGTTCAACAAAGATGGAAAAATATACACAATTGTTTTGGAATCCTACATAGTTGATATTCCAGAAGGAAATACTGGAGAAGATACAAAAATGTTCACAGATACTGTTGTGAAGTTGAATCTTCAAAAGCTTGGTCTAGTGGCAATGTCTGCTCTGCACGGTCACGAACATTAG
- the LOC132040723 gene encoding eukaryotic initiation factor 4A-2-like isoform X2, which translates to MAGSAPEGSQFDARQFDAKMSELIGAEQQEFFTSYDEVYESFDAMGLQENLLRGIYAYGFVKPSAIQQRGIVPFTKGLDVIQQAQSGTGKTATFCSGILQQLDYSLVECQALVLAPTRELAQQIEKVMRALGDYLGVKVHACVGGTSVREDQRILQSGVHVVVGTPGRVFDMLRRQSLRPDHIKMFVLDEADEMLSRGFKDQIYDIFQLLPPKIQVGVFSATMPPEALEITRKFMNKPVRILVKRDELTLEGIKQFYVNVEKEEWKLETLCDLYETLAITQSVIFVNTRRKVDWLTDKMRGRDHTVSATHGDMDQNTRDIIMREFRSGSSRVLITTDLLARGIDVQQVSLVINYDLPTQPENYLHRIGRSGRFGRKGVAINFVTKDDERMLFDIQKFYNVVVEELPANVADLL; encoded by the exons ATGGCAGGCTCTGCACCAGAGGGTTCTCAGTTTGATGCTCGTCAATTCGATGCGAAAATGTCAGAGCT GATTGGTGCTGAACAACAGGAATTCTTCACATCATATGATGAGGTTTACGAGAGTTTTGATGCCATGGGTTTGCAAGAAAACCTTCTGAGGGGCATCTATGCCTACG GTTTTGTGAAGCCCTCTGCTATTCAGCAAAGGGGCATTGTTCCCTTTACCAAGGGACTTGACGTTATCCAGCAGGCACAATCTGGAACTGGAAAGACAGCAACTTTCTGCTCTGGAATTCTCCAGCAGCTTGATTACAGCTTAGTTGAATGTCAGGCTCTGGTTCTTGCACCAACTCGTGAGCTAGCACAACAGATTGAGAAGGTCATGCGAGCACTTGGTGACTATCTGGGCGTGAAGGTTCATGCTTGTGTTGGGGGTACCAGTGTCCGTGAGGATCAGCGTATCCTTCAGAGCGGTGTTCATGTTGTGGTTGGTACTCCAGGCCGTGTCTTTGACATGTTGCGCAGGCAGTCTCTTCGCCCCGACCACATCAAGATGTTTGTTCTGGATGAAGCTGATGAAATGctctctagaggtttcaagGATCAG ATTTATGATATATTCCAACTTCTGCCACCAAAAATCCAAGTGGGTGTTTTCTCTGCCACTATGCCACCAGAAGCTCTTGAGATTACTAGAAAGTTCATGAACAAGCCCGTGCGAATTCTTGTGAAGCGTGATGAGCTCACTCTTGAAGGTATTAAGCAATTTTATGTCAATGTCGAAAAGGAAGAGTGGAAGCTTGAAACACTTTGTGATCTTTACGAGACCTTGGCCATCACCCAGAGTGTCATCTTTGTCAACACTAGGCGAAAGGTTGATTGGCTCACTGATAAAATGCGCGGGCGTGATCACACAGTATCTGCAACTCATGGAGACATGGATCAGAACACAAGAGATATCATTATGAGGGAGTTCCGGTCTGGCTCATCTCGTGTGCTTATCACAACCGATCTCCTCGCTCGTGGTATTGATGTCCAACAAGTCTCCCTTGTTATTAACTACGATCTGCCAACTCAACCAGAAAACTACCTGCATCGTATTGGTCGTAGTGGACGATTTGGAAGGAAGGGTGTTGCTATCAACTTTGTCACCAAGGATGACGAAAGGATGCTTTTTGACATACAGAAGTTTTATAATGTCGTAGTTGAGGAGCTCCCAGCCAATGTTGCTGATCTCCTTTGA
- the LOC132039695 gene encoding calcineurin B-like protein 10, whose product MDSTSSSLKFTEKVCAAFFPIIAIIECLIYAASGCFGSQKLHHSPNKLRYEYRDLARLANGSRFTVNEVEALYEMFKQLSSSIIDDGLIHKEELQLALFQTPHGENLFLDRIFDLFDEKKNGVIEFEELIHALDVFHPYAPIEDKIDYAFKLYDLRQTGFIEQEELKQMVIAILKESGIKLSKGPLEQIIDRTLADADADGDGKISKNDWKNFVIRNPSLLKNLTLPSLRDVTAAFPSFVFHTQVED is encoded by the exons ATGGATTCTACG AGTTCGAGCTTGAAATTTACAGAGAAAGTTTGTGCTGCATTTTTCCCAATAATTGCAATAATAGAATGTTTAATATATGCGGCATCTGGTTGTTTTGGATCTCAAAAATTACATCATAGTCCAAACAAGTTGCGGTATGAATACAGGGATCTTGCTCGACTTGCTAATGGATCTCGAT TTACAGTAAATGAAgtggaagcattgtatgaaatgTTTAAGCAGTTGAGCAGTTCAATCATTGATGATGGTTTGATACATAAG GAAGAGCTTCAGCTGGCGTTATTCCAAACTCCACATGGAGAGAACCTTTTCTTGGACAGG ATTTTTGATCTTTtcgatgaaaagaaaaatggagtGATTGAGTTTGAGGAATTAATCCATGCACTTGATGTCTTCCATCCATATGCTCCAATTGAAGACAAAATAGACT ATGCTTTTAAACTGTATGATCTACGACAAACCGGTTTCATAGAGCAAGAAGAA CTTAAGCAAATGGTGATTGCAATACTGAAGGAATCTGGTATTAAGCTGTCCAAAGGACCTCTGGAGCAAATTATTGATAGG ACATTGGCTGATGCTGATGCCGATGGGGATGGTAAGATCAGTAAAAATGACTGGAAAAACTTTGTGATTAGAAACCCCTCGCTGCTGAAGAACCTGACGCTTCCTTCTTTGAG GGACGTAACTGCTGCATTCCCAAGTTTTGTTTTCCACACACAAGTTGAGGACTAA
- the LOC132040723 gene encoding eukaryotic initiation factor 4A-2-like isoform X1: MNEEWIMLLIPVMAGSAPEGSQFDARQFDAKMSELIGAEQQEFFTSYDEVYESFDAMGLQENLLRGIYAYGFVKPSAIQQRGIVPFTKGLDVIQQAQSGTGKTATFCSGILQQLDYSLVECQALVLAPTRELAQQIEKVMRALGDYLGVKVHACVGGTSVREDQRILQSGVHVVVGTPGRVFDMLRRQSLRPDHIKMFVLDEADEMLSRGFKDQIYDIFQLLPPKIQVGVFSATMPPEALEITRKFMNKPVRILVKRDELTLEGIKQFYVNVEKEEWKLETLCDLYETLAITQSVIFVNTRRKVDWLTDKMRGRDHTVSATHGDMDQNTRDIIMREFRSGSSRVLITTDLLARGIDVQQVSLVINYDLPTQPENYLHRIGRSGRFGRKGVAINFVTKDDERMLFDIQKFYNVVVEELPANVADLL; encoded by the exons ATGAATGAAGAATGGATAATGTTATTGATACCAG TCATGGCAGGCTCTGCACCAGAGGGTTCTCAGTTTGATGCTCGTCAATTCGATGCGAAAATGTCAGAGCT GATTGGTGCTGAACAACAGGAATTCTTCACATCATATGATGAGGTTTACGAGAGTTTTGATGCCATGGGTTTGCAAGAAAACCTTCTGAGGGGCATCTATGCCTACG GTTTTGTGAAGCCCTCTGCTATTCAGCAAAGGGGCATTGTTCCCTTTACCAAGGGACTTGACGTTATCCAGCAGGCACAATCTGGAACTGGAAAGACAGCAACTTTCTGCTCTGGAATTCTCCAGCAGCTTGATTACAGCTTAGTTGAATGTCAGGCTCTGGTTCTTGCACCAACTCGTGAGCTAGCACAACAGATTGAGAAGGTCATGCGAGCACTTGGTGACTATCTGGGCGTGAAGGTTCATGCTTGTGTTGGGGGTACCAGTGTCCGTGAGGATCAGCGTATCCTTCAGAGCGGTGTTCATGTTGTGGTTGGTACTCCAGGCCGTGTCTTTGACATGTTGCGCAGGCAGTCTCTTCGCCCCGACCACATCAAGATGTTTGTTCTGGATGAAGCTGATGAAATGctctctagaggtttcaagGATCAG ATTTATGATATATTCCAACTTCTGCCACCAAAAATCCAAGTGGGTGTTTTCTCTGCCACTATGCCACCAGAAGCTCTTGAGATTACTAGAAAGTTCATGAACAAGCCCGTGCGAATTCTTGTGAAGCGTGATGAGCTCACTCTTGAAGGTATTAAGCAATTTTATGTCAATGTCGAAAAGGAAGAGTGGAAGCTTGAAACACTTTGTGATCTTTACGAGACCTTGGCCATCACCCAGAGTGTCATCTTTGTCAACACTAGGCGAAAGGTTGATTGGCTCACTGATAAAATGCGCGGGCGTGATCACACAGTATCTGCAACTCATGGAGACATGGATCAGAACACAAGAGATATCATTATGAGGGAGTTCCGGTCTGGCTCATCTCGTGTGCTTATCACAACCGATCTCCTCGCTCGTGGTATTGATGTCCAACAAGTCTCCCTTGTTATTAACTACGATCTGCCAACTCAACCAGAAAACTACCTGCATCGTATTGGTCGTAGTGGACGATTTGGAAGGAAGGGTGTTGCTATCAACTTTGTCACCAAGGATGACGAAAGGATGCTTTTTGACATACAGAAGTTTTATAATGTCGTAGTTGAGGAGCTCCCAGCCAATGTTGCTGATCTCCTTTGA